In one Verrucomicrobiota bacterium genomic region, the following are encoded:
- a CDS encoding substrate-binding domain-containing protein, with product MKNKSPVILGISLLLLAVIGPVFWKAQGAEPICWYGMMPHPYMSLVQKGVEACAKDYNVKIYTTVGQEWTQANETQNVEALSTRGYKAFSIFPADPTGSNGLFQGLKSRGIFVVAFGAEPNLPTPASFTVATDIKGAAMRACEDLIKFMGDKGNILNVLETVTDINTKKRDEGVNEVVAKHPNVHIIQTISDMTQQSVARNKIESALAARGNEIDGMITTGYNPTVAAAALLTERHKNAQSKRIRFVGIDTDPTVLQAIRDGYIDGTIAQNPFGHGYISCALLKLMLDGWKPAKPYQFIEAGDVLITKDNVDTYSKEVDAITRKLKDNLTTAYLTKGETNK from the coding sequence ATGAAAAACAAGTCACCCGTTATTCTTGGCATCTCCCTCCTCTTGCTCGCCGTAATCGGTCCGGTGTTCTGGAAAGCACAGGGCGCCGAACCGATATGCTGGTACGGAATGATGCCTCATCCGTACATGTCCTTGGTGCAAAAGGGCGTCGAAGCCTGCGCAAAGGATTACAACGTCAAAATATATACCACCGTCGGGCAAGAATGGACCCAGGCGAACGAAACGCAGAACGTCGAGGCGCTTTCCACCCGCGGATACAAAGCGTTCAGCATTTTTCCCGCGGATCCGACGGGTTCAAACGGGCTCTTCCAAGGGTTGAAAAGCCGCGGGATCTTCGTCGTGGCCTTCGGAGCCGAGCCGAACTTGCCGACGCCCGCCAGCTTTACGGTGGCAACGGACATCAAAGGGGCTGCCATGCGGGCCTGTGAGGATCTGATCAAGTTCATGGGTGACAAAGGTAACATCCTGAACGTCCTTGAAACCGTCACGGATATAAACACCAAGAAGCGTGACGAAGGCGTGAACGAAGTGGTCGCGAAACATCCGAACGTTCACATCATTCAGACGATCTCGGATATGACCCAACAGAGCGTGGCAAGAAACAAGATTGAGTCCGCCTTGGCCGCCCGGGGAAACGAAATCGATGGCATGATCACGACCGGGTACAACCCCACGGTGGCGGCAGCGGCGCTTCTCACTGAGCGTCATAAGAATGCTCAAAGCAAACGGATCCGCTTTGTCGGCATCGATACGGATCCGACGGTCCTGCAGGCGATTCGGGACGGTTACATCGACGGGACGATTGCTCAGAATCCTTTTGGCCACGGCTACATCAGCTGTGCGCTGCTCAAGCTCATGTTAGACGGTTGGAAACCGGCCAAGCCGTATCAGTTCATCGAAGCCGGCGATGTGCTCATTACGAAGGACAACGTAGACACGTATTCGAAAGAGGTCGATGCCATCACCCGGAAGCTGAAGGACAATCTGACCACCGCATACCTCACAAAGGGTGAGACGAACAAGTAG
- a CDS encoding SBBP repeat-containing protein produces the protein MDEASGDLTLGHAGQDVRLQKPVAYQVVEGRRVSVEARYALEAGGRVSLAIGGYDAGRPLVIDPVLVYSTYLGGSGGDAGQGIAVDLAGNAYVTGFTDSASFPTAHPRPQAPPSTGLRRPLWRNSRASRSLPGDHTAQTVIWVECRLRGMSAPEDVAYLRQKALLTGSAAPSANPTRRGGCLFGWAYGRDASGGLDRGERLPRVNPTAI, from the coding sequence TTGGACGAAGCCAGCGGTGATCTGACGCTTGGCCATGCCGGTCAGGACGTGCGGCTGCAGAAGCCGGTGGCCTACCAAGTGGTCGAGGGCCGCCGGGTGTCGGTCGAAGCGCGTTACGCCTTGGAAGCCGGTGGGCGGGTGAGCTTGGCGATAGGCGGCTACGATGCCGGCCGGCCGCTGGTCATTGACCCGGTGTTGGTCTATTCCACCTACCTGGGCGGCAGCGGCGGTGACGCGGGCCAGGGCATCGCGGTGGACCTGGCCGGCAACGCCTACGTGACGGGCTTCACCGATTCGGCCAGTTTTCCCACCGCCCACCCGCGGCCTCAGGCGCCACCCTCCACGGGGCTCAGGAGGCCTTTGTGGCGAAACTCGCGGGCCAGTAGATCCCTCCCCGGGGATCATACCGCTCAGACAGTTATCTGGGTAGAATGCCGGCTCAGGGGGATGTCGGCGCCGGAGGATGTGGCGTACTTGCGGCAGAAAGCGTTGCTCACGGGTTCTGCCGCCCCTTCAGCAAATCCAACCCGGCGGGGCGGGTGTTTGTTTGGATGGGCGTACGGACGTGACGCCTCAGGAGGGCTGGATCGGGGGGAACGCCTTCCCAGGGTAAACCCCACTGCCATTTAG